The nucleotide sequence TTGCGGCGGCCATGCCCGGTCGCGATCCATGTGAGATACGCGGCGATGCCGACGAGCAGGCCGGCACCGATCAGTTGATTGACGCTCTCGGGCAGCAGATCGACCGCCGATGCGGCGGCCGGATGCCAGATCATTCCGATGCCAAGCACGAAGGTGTTGCCGAGCCAGAATGTCAGGCCGGAGATGAAACAGATTTTGGCGACGTCGATCGCGCTCAGGCCCCAGTCGGAATAGATCCGAAACCGGATCGCGCCGCCGGTGAAGACGGTGGCACCGATGTTGTGGCCGATGGTGTAGCTGGTGAAGCTCGACAGCGCGGCGATGCGATAGGGGACGTGCATCTTGCCGATCGTGCGCAGTGCGAACAGATCGTAGAATGTCAGGGTGAAAAATGCGCACAGCACGCACAGCGCGGCCAGCGCAATCTGGCCATGCGACTTTTCGGCGAGCGCCGTCAAAACCATCGCAGTGTCCACACCCTTGAGGGTGCGGAACAGATGCATGATCGCAATGGAAACAATCGCGACGCTGGCGACGATCCCGAGCCGTTTCCAGCCAATTCGTTCCCTGAAAACACGCCCAAGCGCGCTCAACAATTGTTGCATTCGTCCTCCCGGCGGGGCGCGAAACCTATAAAAGCCGATTGAGGCGACAGTGAGCAAGCGGCTGCGGCGGTACTCATACGCGAAATCCCGCGCTTGGAAAATAGGGCGGTTGTGCAGCGCGAATAGCGGTTAACGCTGGGAAATCGGGGCCGAAGGCCGTCATCTGCGCTTCATATTGGGCCGGCTCTGCGGTGATCCGGTCAACCCCATGTGGGGAATGAACACGGTGTTTGAAAGGCCGGCGGTCGTTTCGTTCAATCGGCCATTGTCGATTCTTCGCATCGGATTTTCAGGAACATCGGCCAACCGGCGTGCTCGCTGCTCGCTGATCAACGCGGCGCAGGCCGCCGAACACTACGAGATCACGCGCTACGGCACGCTGGTGACGTGGGCGAAGCGGCTCGGCCGCGACGACTGCGCGGCGGTGCTGCAGAAGACTCTCGACGAGGAAAAGGAGACCGACCGGAAGCTGACGCAACTGGCCGAAAGCGGCATCAATCTCAAGGCTGCCAGCTAGGGCGCCCGCTTGCCGTGGTCCGTTAAGGATTGTGAGGCAAAACGCCGCGCCGGTGCAAACCGCGCGGCGTTTGCACAAGCGATATCAGTTTCGGCGCATCAGTTTCGGCGTAGAGCGAACTGCGCGCCGCAAAGCGACATCACCGCGCCAAGACCCAGCGCGGCGAGACCCGCCAGGGCGCCGGACAGGGACGGGATCGGGCTCGGCGCAGCCGCGGCCTGACCGGCGGCCGCCAGCATGATGACGCCGACGGCAATCAGGAATTGACGCAGGCGCAGCGAGATCCGGCCCGAGACCGCGCTGTTCATCAGCGATGCCGAGATGAAGCCCGCGAGAAACGCCACCGTGCCGATCAGCCACCATGCGAGCGCCGCCCGCGCAGGGATCAATTCCGGGACGTTGCTCCGCCACAGATCGCCGAGATTGAGATTGAAGCGCTGGATGATGATGTGGATGCCGAGCGCCAGCAGCACGCCGAACAGGACCGATCCGGCGAGAACGATGTGACGGGAGAAATAGGCGGGCTTGGTGGCCATCAGGTGTTTCGTCCGGGCGCGGCAGGCTGCTATGACTTGTAGAATGACGGCTAGCTGCTGCGCAAGCGGGGCCGGATCGCGGTCGTCCGCGGCGCCATTGAAGGATTCTCATGCTCTCGCAGATGTTCAACGCCGGGCGTGCCGGCCCCGAGACAGCCAGTGACGGCACGCAATACATCTTCAAGCCGTCGCTGGTGGGCGGAGCGGCGCAGTTCGATCTCACCGACGACGGATTGTCGTGGCAGGTGAGGGGAAAGCAGGGCGTGTGGCCGCTGGAGAAGATCGCGGCCATCCGTCTGTCGTACCGTCCGGTGTCGATGCAGTCGCGGCGGTTTCGCGCCGACATCGAGGACACGCGCGGCGAGCGTGTCACGATTTATTCGACAACCTGGCACACCGTCGCGCTGATGTCGCCGCAGGACAACGGCTATCGCGCGTTCATTGTCGAATTGCACCGCCGGCTTGCGGCGGCTGGAAGCAACGCGGTGCTCATTATCGGCATCAATCCGACGATCTACCTGGGGGGACTGTTTGTGGTGGCGCTTGTCGGCGTCGCGATGCTGGGATTGCTGATCCGCGCATTGATCACGGGTGAATTCGGCGGCGCACTGTTTCTGCTCGGATTCGCGGCGCTGTTCGGCTGGCAGATCGGCAACTTCATGCGCCGCAACCGGCCGCGCGGCTACACGTTCGAGGCGTTGCCCAAGGAAGTGCTGCCGTAACTGGAAGTGTTGCCGTAACGGGCGGCGTTCAGCTCGGCCGGGCATCGTTGGCCGGCCCGGCCAAACCTCAGCCGCCCGATGATGGGGATCACCCTCCGGCGGCGCGCGACCATAGCTGACGACGCTGTCGGAGAGAAGTCAGTCCGGTCACGAATCGCGCGCTAGTGGTCCGATTCTAACATTCGCGTCCCATTTCGGTAGGCACTTTGCGAATGTTAGAATCGAAGGACCACTAGCAATACAAGATTCTAGTGGAGTTTTGGATTTGACATTCGCGTTGCGACCTCGCGGCGAAGTCGGTCGCGAATGTCAAATCCACTCCACTAGTGCCGCACCACGAGCACCGAACATTTCGCATAGCGGACGACGTGTCCGGCGTTCGAGCCGAGAAAATAACTCTGCATCGACGGGCGGTGCGACGTCATCACGATCAGGTCGGCGCCGATATCGGCGGCCTCTTCGAGCACCTCGTGATAGATGCCGCCCTGCCGCACGACCACCGAGATGCGCCGGCTTTCAATTCCGGATTCGCGCGCGACGATCCCCAGCGCTTCTTCCGACGACTGGCGTTGCTGCATGTCGAAATCGGGCGGGACATATTCCGCCAGCATCACCGGCGTCATCGGCATCACATTGACCAGCCGCACGGTGCCGCCGGAGGATTTCGATAGTGAGGCTGCCGTCTCGATGGCCGGCTTCGCAAGATCGGTATCGGCAAGGTCGATGGGGACGAGGATGGACTGGAACATCGGTCTCTCCGCTCGATGGATCGCTTACGATGAAGTCGTTGGCGGCAAGATGCAAGGTTAACAGGCAGAGCGTCCGAGTTGCGCCGGCTGATTTTTAGCGGGGCATGATCTGATCCGAAAACCGGTTACCACTGGATCATGCCCCGTCCGACCATTCTCTCAAAAGCTTGGGGCTGGCGAAGCGTTCGAGCCGCCCGCTGCGGAAGCCGACATCGCCCCAGTCGTCGGTCTTGAAATCGATCACGACGATGCCCGCGGTCGGCAGGTTGGCAGCCAGTGCGTGTCTCCCGGTCGCGTCGCCGCCGGCGACCAGCGCAAGCGCAAGTTCATGCAGGCCGGGATTGTGCGCAAGGATCATCAGGCATTGCGGGTCCGCCTTCGCCGCTCCGCGAACAGCTCTCAGAAGTTCGGACGGATCGGCCCCGTACAGTTCCGGCAAATGCTTGACCCGCACCGACGGCATCGTGGCGCGAAGCAGGTCCCAGGTTTGCTGGGTGCGCGTTGCGGTCGAGACCAGCACAAGGTCGGGGCGATAATCTTCAAGCGCGAGCCAGCGGCCGATTTCCACGCTGTCATTGCGGCCGCGCTCGTCGAGACGGCGATCCTGATCCTTGCCGGAAGGGGCGTCCCGCTCGGTCTTGGCGTGGCGGAGCAGGATCAGGCGGCGCATGTCGTGATCTCATTTAGGAAAACGTTGTCAGCTTCGAGGTTGGACCACTAGGGCATGGCCCGGAATAGTGTACAAGCTTACGCAGAACCTGTGACGGGCGCGAGTGCCGTTACACCCAGAAAACAAACGCGTCACGGCCTGCGCTTTTCGGAACAATCGGCATGGAAGAATCTTCTGCAAATCCCCCGGCTGACGTGCCCAGCCGTCAGGGACTGACGTTCGATCTCGATGTCGATATCTGCGTCATCGGAGGAGGGCTGGCCGGCCTGACCATGGCGCTTGAATCGGTCCGCAAGGGCGCGAGCGTGGCGGTACTCGAAGGCCGCAGCATCGGCTGGAACGCGTCCGGCCACAATCTTGGCACCGTCATGCCCGGATACGGCGTCGCGGCTTCCGACCTGATCGAGCGTGTCGGCTTCGAGGATGCGCGTCATCTGTGGACGCTTGCGCAAGAGGGCGCGGATTATGTCCGCGCCACCGCGGCCCGCATGCCCGGCATTGCGCTGACCGACGGCGCGCTCGAAGTTTCGAGAGTCGATGCCGGCGACGAACTCATCAGCCGGTTGCAGACGCTCGGCGAGGATTTCGGCACTGAGGTCGAAGGCTGGCAGACCGATCGTGTGCGCGAAGTGCTGAAGACGGATCGCTACTTCCATGCGATTCATTTTCCGAAGGCGTTCCAGATCGACGCGCGGTCCTATGTTCATGGTCTCGCGGCGCTCGCGGAAAGCGAAGGCGTGCGGATCTTCGAGGATACGCCGGTGGTCGGCATCGATCCGGCCGGTATCCGCAAGCGCGTGTTTACGCCTTCGGCAAAACTGCGCTGCTCTCATGTCGTGCTTGCGGGCAACGCGCATCTCGGCGCGCCCAGCCAGCGTCTCACCGCAACGCTGTTGCCGACCTGGCGCTACGCTGCGCTGACGGAGCCGCTCGCTGAACGGCTCGCCGACGCGGTGGCCTTTCAGGGATCGGTGAGCGACACCCACGGCATCGATCATTTTCGCATCGTCGATGGGGACCGGCTGCTGTGGTCCAGTCCCGAGACGACATGGCAGGGCGATCCGCGGCGTTATGCCAAACGCATCGAGAGCCGCATCGCCGCGATTTTCCCGAAGCTCGGGCCGGTCAAGATCGCAGACACATGGGGCGGGATGTTCGGCCAGACGGTACATGGCATGCCGCAGATCGGCGAAGTTCAGCCGGGTCTGTGGATTCTCAGCGGCTTCGGCCGTCAGGGACTGAACACGACGGCGATGGGCGGTCAGCTTCTGGCGCGGAGCATTCTGTCGGGCGATGACCGCTGGCGGCTGTTTTCACCGTTCGAACTGGTGTGGGCCGGCGGATCGGCCGGGCGCATCGCGGGGCAGGCGATCGATCTATGGACGCGCGGCCATTCCGCCACGGCCGGTGCACTGTCGCGATTCCGCGAACGCGCCCGCAGCCGGGAACAGGCGCGGGAATATGCCACGGAGGCGCGGATCGCATCCGCCAAGGCGCAGGCCTCGGTTGCGCGGCAGCATGCGTCGGCGGCGATGCATGAAGATCGCTCGCGCGGATAGATTTGGTTCATTTGAGTTGAACACGCTCTCACCGCTCATTCCCGAAAGCGGGAATCCAGTTTTCGCTCTGGGTCCCCGCTTTCGCGGGGACGAACGGAATTCAAGTCTGATTTAGGGCAGGTGGCCAGATTCTAACGAAATAACACCTTGGCGGCGGGGTTATCGGAGCAGGCGTGTCTGCACCGACGTCGCCGCCTCGCGGGAAAGTGAGCCTGCCGTGAGGGCAATGCTGTAACTTTCCGCGACATGGATCGTAGATCGTGATGGACAGCCTGTTTCCCGATTTGCACGGAGCTTTGACGATGATCGACCGCCGTATCCTGCTCGCATCCGCGATGAGTCTCGCTGCGTTCTCGGCATTCCGCTGGCTCGGCCTCGGCGGCAACGCCAACGCGGGCGAGAAATCCGCCGCAAAATTCGAGATCGAGAAGACGCCGGAGGAGTGGCGCAAGCAACTGAGCGCGGCCCAGTATAATGTGCTGCGCGAAGCCGGAACCGAGCGCCCGTATTCAAGCCCGCTGAACAAGGAAAAGCGCAAGGGAACCTTCGCCTGCGCGGGGTGCGATCTGCCGTTGTTCGCGTCCGAGACGAAGTTTGAAAGCGGCACCGGCTGGCCAAGCTTCTATCAGGCGCTGCCGAACGCCATCGTCGAGAAGTCCGATCGCACCATGATGATGGTCCGGACCGAAACCCTGTGCCGGCGCTGTGGCGGCCATCTCGGCCATGTGTTCGACGACGGCCCGAAGCCGACCGGACTGCGCTACTGCATGAACGGGCTGGCACTGACCTTTAAGCCCGCGGACGGCTCATCGACCTGATATCGCGCGGCAATTCTTGCCCGCTAGGCAATTGTGCCCCGGTCATCTGGCCGGGGCATTTCTTTTAAGTAGCTGATTTTGCTCGCCTAACACTGTTGGCACAGAGCTTGCGATCTCTTCTTCGAATGCGGCCGTGAACGTTGGGCACCGGTAGGCCGCCCGGATCGAAGTTGGAGATAATGTAATGGGTCTCTTTGGCGCTCTAAACACATCCGTCGCGGGTCTTCGTGCTCAATCCTACGCGCTGGAAAACATCTCCGGCAACATCGCGAACTCGCAGACGACCGCTTTCAAGCGCATCGATACGAGTTTTCTCGACCTTATTCCCGAGACCGGCAACAACAACCAGCTTGCCGGCAGCGTTGCGACCTCATCGCGCGCAACCAATACGGTGCAGGGTGACGTTCAGAAGGCTGCCGTTGCCACCTACATGGCGATCAGCGGCGACGGCTTCTTCGTGGTTCAGAAGCCGGGCAGCTTCACCGACAACAACCCGATCTTCAACGGCGTCGACAACTATACGCGCCGCGGCGACTTCACCCTCGACAAGAACGGCTATCTCGTCAACGGCGCCGGTTACTATCTCGAGGGCCTCCCGATTGATCCGACCACAGGCAACGTCACCGGCAGCAACCCGCAGGTTCTGAAATTCGGCGGCGACTTCCTGCCTGCCCAGCCAACCACCACGGTAACCTACCGCGCCAACCTGGCTGCATATCCGCTGACCACCAAGCACGATAAGTCCGTTCCGGGTTCGGAACTGATCAACGTCGGTGACTTCACCACTAATCCGAGCACGGTCGGTACGCCGCCGCTGCCTTACCTCGACAACGCCGCCAGCGGCACACCGGTCAACAGCGCCCTGACCACACCGACCAGAATCAACGGTTCGACCGCGCTGTCGGGCGCGGCGAACACCAACTCGCTGGCCGCAGGTTTCGCGATCGGCGACACCATCACCGTGAACGGCCTTACCATCACGTTCACTGACGCATCCACGGCGCTGCCGCCCGGCGTCAATGACGCAACAAATATCCCGATCGACAGCACGGTCGATCAGTTGCTCGACAAGATTGACGGGCTGAGCGGCAACGCCGCACTGAGTTCGACGGTCACCGCCGGCGCGGTCTCGCTGCACACCGGCCTGACGAGCAATCTCACCGTCAGTTCAAGCAACGTGACCGCCTTCGCCGCTCTGGGCTTCTCCGGCCCTGTGGCCGTGAACCGCCTGGGTGGCGGTACGGCGGGCGCCGGAGTGGTCATCGGCTCCGACGCAGCGACATTCATTTCACAATCGATCGCGGGCGGCGCCACGACCGGCTACGACATTTCCGGCTCGCCGGTGAGCATCCAGTTCCGCTGGGCCAAGATGGACAGTTCGACGCTCGGACCGGGCCATACCGATAAATGGAACATGTTCTATCAGGTCAATCCGAATGCGACGGGCACCGCGACGGCCTGGCAGAATATCGGCACCGATTTCACCTTCAGCGCGAACGGCCAGCTCACGCCGGCGGTTGCCTCGGTTGTCCTCACCACACCGAACATCAACGGCATCACGCTCGGCGACGTCACCGTCAATTTCGGCGTCAGCGGTCTGACCTCGTTCGCCGACGCCAACGG is from Afipia massiliensis and encodes:
- a CDS encoding lysylphosphatidylglycerol synthase transmembrane domain-containing protein, whose amino-acid sequence is MQQLLSALGRVFRERIGWKRLGIVASVAIVSIAIMHLFRTLKGVDTAMVLTALAEKSHGQIALAALCVLCAFFTLTFYDLFALRTIGKMHVPYRIAALSSFTSYTIGHNIGATVFTGGAIRFRIYSDWGLSAIDVAKICFISGLTFWLGNTFVLGIGMIWHPAAASAVDLLPESVNQLIGAGLLVGIAAYLTWIATGHGRRKLGKDGWKVHLPSAPLTVLQILIGVVDLAFCALAMYLLAPSSPNLDFVTLSVVFILATLLGFASHAPGSLGVFDAAMLIGLPMLGKEELLAALLVFRILYFLIPFATSITILGIRELWLSVILPWQQSRKLQPAIAKTPPSQPVNTKQAAE
- a CDS encoding universal stress protein encodes the protein MFQSILVPIDLADTDLAKPAIETAASLSKSSGGTVRLVNVMPMTPVMLAEYVPPDFDMQQRQSSEEALGIVARESGIESRRISVVVRQGGIYHEVLEEAADIGADLIVMTSHRPSMQSYFLGSNAGHVVRYAKCSVLVVRH
- a CDS encoding SixA phosphatase family protein; amino-acid sequence: MRRLILLRHAKTERDAPSGKDQDRRLDERGRNDSVEIGRWLALEDYRPDLVLVSTATRTQQTWDLLRATMPSVRVKHLPELYGADPSELLRAVRGAAKADPQCLMILAHNPGLHELALALVAGGDATGRHALAANLPTAGIVVIDFKTDDWGDVGFRSGRLERFASPKLLREWSDGA
- a CDS encoding NAD(P)/FAD-dependent oxidoreductase, with the translated sequence MEESSANPPADVPSRQGLTFDLDVDICVIGGGLAGLTMALESVRKGASVAVLEGRSIGWNASGHNLGTVMPGYGVAASDLIERVGFEDARHLWTLAQEGADYVRATAARMPGIALTDGALEVSRVDAGDELISRLQTLGEDFGTEVEGWQTDRVREVLKTDRYFHAIHFPKAFQIDARSYVHGLAALAESEGVRIFEDTPVVGIDPAGIRKRVFTPSAKLRCSHVVLAGNAHLGAPSQRLTATLLPTWRYAALTEPLAERLADAVAFQGSVSDTHGIDHFRIVDGDRLLWSSPETTWQGDPRRYAKRIESRIAAIFPKLGPVKIADTWGGMFGQTVHGMPQIGEVQPGLWILSGFGRQGLNTTAMGGQLLARSILSGDDRWRLFSPFELVWAGGSAGRIAGQAIDLWTRGHSATAGALSRFRERARSREQAREYATEARIASAKAQASVARQHASAAMHEDRSRG
- the msrB gene encoding peptide-methionine (R)-S-oxide reductase MsrB, coding for MIDRRILLASAMSLAAFSAFRWLGLGGNANAGEKSAAKFEIEKTPEEWRKQLSAAQYNVLREAGTERPYSSPLNKEKRKGTFACAGCDLPLFASETKFESGTGWPSFYQALPNAIVEKSDRTMMMVRTETLCRRCGGHLGHVFDDGPKPTGLRYCMNGLALTFKPADGSST
- a CDS encoding flagellar hook protein FlgE encodes the protein MGLFGALNTSVAGLRAQSYALENISGNIANSQTTAFKRIDTSFLDLIPETGNNNQLAGSVATSSRATNTVQGDVQKAAVATYMAISGDGFFVVQKPGSFTDNNPIFNGVDNYTRRGDFTLDKNGYLVNGAGYYLEGLPIDPTTGNVTGSNPQVLKFGGDFLPAQPTTTVTYRANLAAYPLTTKHDKSVPGSELINVGDFTTNPSTVGTPPLPYLDNAASGTPVNSALTTPTRINGSTALSGAANTNSLAAGFAIGDTITVNGLTITFTDASTALPPGVNDATNIPIDSTVDQLLDKIDGLSGNAALSSTVTAGAVSLHTGLTSNLTVSSSNVTAFAALGFSGPVAVNRLGGGTAGAGVVIGSDAATFISQSIAGGATTGYDISGSPVSIQFRWAKMDSSTLGPGHTDKWNMFYQVNPNATGTATAWQNIGTDFTFSANGQLTPAVASVVLTTPNINGITLGDVTVNFGVSGLTSFADANGNAQVNEIRQDGFPAGSLQTVAIGDNGRVVGSYSNGRNIDLAQITLATFNGANFLKRIDGGAFEVTDQSGAAIFGKSGSITGSALEGSNSDIADEFTKLIVTQQAYSANTKVITTANTMAQDLLNVLR